A DNA window from Borrelia sp. HM contains the following coding sequences:
- a CDS encoding Sapep family Mn(2+)-dependent dipeptidase translates to MNFKLKEQFYFHLEELIKFNSVISFPLQNKPFGEQIDLCLDKVLEIAQDIGFEVYKACDGYYGFADIGKGDELIGILTHIDIVDAGNISNWHSDPFKLSFRNGKVYARGVLDDKGPLMAVLYAFKLLISKGIFFNKRFRVIFGTDEETTWRCIEQYKIKEEIPSIAFTPDGYFPVVNAEKGLLQFDVISNEKFFMNFELGTGYNVIPDECIFELGDSNKCDFRGLLDSFEGKIKYKFFENNVIIHGISAHASLPELGINVAPYALTIIESLVGIKANFINFFKDKISFTINGEKLFNEVLEDSISGKLTLCLTKIRLSKTSNNQILSFDMRYPVSYKREVLVDLIKKALNLYSLSYHEVSYLDSLYVDSSLKFVESLIEIYKNFTGDSDAMPISIGGATYARALNNCVAFGPLFKESDSTAHKINEYITENDLMNLIIIYKDAIESLNALNV, encoded by the coding sequence ATGAATTTCAAGTTAAAAGAACAATTTTATTTTCATTTAGAAGAGTTAATCAAATTTAATAGTGTTATATCTTTTCCTTTACAAAATAAACCTTTTGGAGAACAGATTGATTTATGTTTGGACAAAGTTTTAGAAATAGCTCAAGATATTGGTTTTGAAGTTTATAAAGCTTGTGATGGATATTATGGTTTTGCTGATATAGGAAAAGGAGATGAACTTATAGGTATTTTGACTCATATTGATATTGTTGATGCTGGAAATATTTCTAATTGGCATTCAGATCCTTTTAAGCTTAGTTTTAGAAATGGAAAGGTATATGCTAGGGGTGTTTTAGATGATAAGGGACCTTTGATGGCTGTTCTTTATGCTTTTAAATTGTTAATTTCAAAGGGTATTTTTTTTAATAAAAGGTTTAGAGTAATTTTTGGAACGGATGAAGAAACAACATGGCGTTGTATTGAGCAATATAAGATTAAAGAGGAGATTCCTAGTATTGCTTTTACACCTGATGGTTATTTTCCTGTTGTTAATGCTGAGAAAGGGTTATTGCAGTTTGATGTTATTAGTAATGAAAAATTCTTTATGAATTTTGAGCTTGGTACTGGCTACAATGTGATTCCTGATGAGTGTATTTTTGAGCTTGGTGATTCTAATAAATGTGATTTTAGAGGTTTACTTGATAGTTTTGAAGGTAAGATTAAATATAAATTTTTTGAGAACAATGTTATAATTCATGGAATTTCTGCTCATGCTTCATTGCCTGAACTTGGTATTAATGTTGCTCCTTATGCGCTAACTATTATTGAGTCTTTAGTAGGCATAAAAGCTAATTTTATCAACTTTTTTAAAGATAAAATAAGTTTTACTATTAATGGAGAAAAATTATTTAATGAAGTCCTAGAGGATTCAATATCTGGAAAGCTTACTCTTTGTTTAACAAAAATTCGTTTGTCTAAGACATCTAATAATCAGATTTTATCTTTTGATATGAGATATCCTGTAAGTTATAAAAGAGAAGTATTAGTAGATTTAATAAAAAAAGCTTTAAATTTGTATTCTTTAAGTTATCATGAAGTGTCTTATCTTGATTCTCTTTATGTTGATTCTAGTTTAAAGTTTGTTGAGTCTTTAATTGAAATTTATAAAAATTTTACAGGAGATAGCGATGCTATGCCTATTTCTATTGGTGGTGCAACTTATGCAAGAGCTTTAAATAATTGTGTTGCTTTTGGTCCATTATTTAAAGAATCAGATAGTACGGCTCATAAAATTAATGAATACATTACTGAAAATGATCTAATGAATCTTATTATAATTTATAAGGATGCTATTGAAAGCCTTAATGCTTTAAATGTTTGA
- a CDS encoding ABC transporter permease gives MFSLKRYLNLFIFDFYHNKKLYFYFFISIFVALILIHFFVEIFGSTFFFYFIFNDKAVLLLSFGIIFYIVSIYRMFDHYKSIHDVYENIFYLSLPVSTLERYLFVLVQFLFILPLFLVSCFYTSLNLILLLVKIFHLGIKVFYFSPYHIVQFFGSTYVVYLIMFSMFLLSRIMFKSYPFFKAMIIGSIFSALLIIFFYFVIFFVDGYLFKIKCHFIFFSKRNYFLMAIFMLFSGFIYSYAYFLLKNLGNFNIKFSLSISLRLVSFFAILFFLLLGFLSVVYIYYC, from the coding sequence ATGTTTAGCTTAAAGAGATATTTAAACCTTTTTATTTTTGATTTTTATCATAATAAAAAATTATATTTTTACTTTTTTATTTCAATTTTCGTAGCTCTTATTTTGATTCATTTTTTTGTAGAAATTTTTGGGTCTACTTTTTTCTTTTATTTTATATTTAATGACAAAGCTGTTTTGTTATTAAGTTTTGGCATTATATTTTATATTGTTTCGATATACAGGATGTTTGATCACTATAAATCGATTCATGATGTATATGAAAATATATTTTATTTATCTCTACCCGTTTCAACTTTAGAGAGATATTTGTTTGTTTTAGTTCAATTTTTATTTATTTTGCCTTTATTTTTAGTATCTTGTTTTTATACGAGTTTAAATTTAATTTTGTTGCTAGTTAAGATTTTTCATTTAGGAATTAAAGTGTTTTATTTTTCTCCATATCATATTGTTCAATTTTTTGGGTCTACTTATGTTGTATATTTAATAATGTTTTCGATGTTTTTGTTGTCTAGAATCATGTTTAAAAGTTATCCTTTTTTTAAGGCTATGATTATTGGTAGCATATTTTCAGCATTATTAATTATCTTTTTTTATTTTGTTATATTTTTTGTTGATGGCTATTTATTTAAGATTAAATGTCACTTTATTTTTTTTAGTAAAAGAAATTATTTTTTGATGGCTATTTTCATGCTTTTTTCAGGATTTATATATAGTTATGCATATTTTCTTCTTAAAAATTTGGGTAATTTCAATATTAAGTTTAGTTTAAGTATTTCATTAAGATTAGTATCTTTTTTTGCAATTCTATTTTTTTTGTTATTGGGATTTTTATCTGTTGTATATATCTATTATTGTTAA
- the dnaE gene encoding DNA polymerase III subunit alpha: MDLKVKFVHLHVHSDYSLLDGAAKITDIIAKAKKCNMSHIALTDHGNLFGAIKFYREAKKAGIKPIIGIEAYMSSNSKHIKKNDELGKPYYHLILLAKNELGYKNLLKLTSVSYLEGFYYRPRIDKSDIEKYSKGLICTSACIGGIIPQLIIAGRFDDAKNEILWFKTVFGDDFYLELQRHGIKQQDIVNEKLIDYSRELNIPLTVSNDSHYVNKEDAKAQDIIICIGTGSKISDPNRLKMETDEFYIKSQEEMCELFKDLPEALANTLKIAEKCDEFEIQFPGPIFPEYQVPSEFSTLGQYLEYLTFEGLKFRYDNISDSIKERAFYELSTIIKMGFEAYFLIVWDFIKFAHDNGIPVGPGRGSGAGSIVAYALRVTDIDPLKYNLLFERFLNPERVSMPDFDIDFCFEGRDEVIKYVTSKYGEDRVAQIITFGTLKPKAVFKDVGRVLDIPFSESNELTKLIPDGPKVCLREVFTDGALGTYLNKGPLYNELMNAALVLEGMNRHVSTHAAGIVIARTTLTDYVPLYKDYKQNTVSTQYTMDLLEDCGLVKMDFLGLKTLTLIKNAEDLIKITNPDFSIANISDSDPKTFKMLAEGRSASVFQFESEGMQQVLREAKPDSIEDLIALNALYRPGPMQFIPQFISAKTGTKRIKYPHPDLKDVLKPTYGVIVYQEQVMEVARIIGGFSLGKADILRRAMGKKKEDEMNKMKVDFIKGAISKGYDESLAKDIFELLKPFANYGFNKSHAAAYSLIAYQTAYLKANYPEDFMAANLTNEINNTEKLSYYIEEAKLIGIDILKPDINQSFKEFRVVDCKISYGLNGIKNIGGSMVDLIISERQENGEYKSFEDFVRRVDDKVINKKFLEAAIKSGLFDSLGQNRRTLFENLDRLIDVITQDKNDKRFGQNSLFATFEAQDVAYKSFSYDIFEEYSYLELLGFEKELLGFYVSGHPLDPYKTEIEYFTDLNILEDLAIKKDSIVKFAGILNSIKVIHTKKNNARMAFAVIENFKGTMDIVVFTENYEKYKHLFIEGDVIGVIGKLTFNRDKFSIIAEKILSINEISFNKINNLYIKLFSERLNDSHLLYSLKDKILNLEDNTGFSNVYLYLKNDDKSFKLKMNLTLNFKPDEFKLNALRSSEIVEDVWCD; the protein is encoded by the coding sequence ATGGATTTAAAAGTTAAATTTGTTCATTTGCATGTTCATTCAGATTATTCTCTCTTAGATGGGGCTGCCAAGATTACAGATATTATAGCAAAAGCAAAAAAATGCAATATGTCTCATATTGCATTAACAGATCATGGTAATCTTTTTGGTGCTATTAAGTTTTATAGGGAGGCAAAAAAAGCTGGAATAAAGCCTATAATTGGCATTGAAGCTTATATGTCAAGTAATTCAAAGCATATAAAGAAAAATGATGAACTTGGAAAACCTTATTATCATTTAATTCTTCTTGCAAAGAATGAGTTAGGCTATAAGAATTTATTGAAACTAACAAGTGTTTCTTATCTTGAGGGATTTTATTATCGTCCAAGGATAGATAAGAGTGACATTGAAAAATATTCTAAGGGGCTTATTTGCACATCTGCATGTATTGGTGGCATTATTCCCCAATTAATTATTGCAGGTAGATTTGATGACGCAAAAAATGAAATTCTTTGGTTTAAAACTGTTTTTGGTGATGATTTTTATCTCGAGCTTCAACGTCATGGCATTAAGCAACAGGATATAGTGAATGAAAAATTAATAGATTATTCTAGAGAACTTAATATTCCACTAACTGTGTCTAATGATTCTCATTATGTAAATAAAGAAGATGCAAAAGCTCAAGATATTATTATATGCATTGGAACTGGTTCTAAGATAAGTGATCCCAATAGACTTAAAATGGAGACAGATGAATTTTACATTAAATCTCAAGAAGAGATGTGTGAACTATTTAAGGATTTGCCAGAAGCTTTAGCAAATACTTTAAAAATTGCTGAAAAATGTGATGAATTTGAGATTCAATTTCCAGGTCCTATTTTTCCTGAATATCAGGTACCTAGTGAATTTTCTACTCTTGGTCAGTATTTGGAATATTTGACATTTGAAGGTTTAAAATTTAGATATGACAATATAAGTGATAGTATTAAAGAACGTGCTTTTTATGAACTCTCGACAATCATTAAGATGGGATTTGAAGCATATTTTTTAATTGTTTGGGATTTTATTAAATTTGCTCATGATAATGGTATTCCAGTTGGTCCTGGGCGTGGTTCTGGTGCTGGTTCTATTGTTGCATATGCTCTTAGAGTTACAGATATTGATCCCTTGAAATACAATTTGCTTTTTGAGAGATTTTTAAATCCTGAGCGTGTATCTATGCCTGATTTTGATATTGATTTTTGCTTTGAAGGTAGAGATGAGGTTATAAAGTATGTTACAAGTAAATATGGTGAGGATAGAGTTGCACAGATAATTACTTTTGGAACTTTAAAACCTAAAGCTGTGTTTAAGGATGTGGGAAGAGTTTTAGATATTCCTTTTTCTGAATCTAATGAACTTACTAAGCTTATTCCTGATGGTCCTAAGGTTTGTTTAAGAGAAGTTTTTACTGATGGAGCTTTGGGGACTTATTTAAATAAGGGTCCTCTTTATAATGAATTGATGAATGCAGCACTTGTTCTTGAGGGTATGAATAGGCATGTTTCAACTCATGCAGCAGGTATTGTAATTGCAAGAACCACTTTAACAGATTATGTTCCACTTTATAAAGATTATAAGCAAAACACAGTTTCTACACAGTATACCATGGATTTATTAGAAGACTGTGGTCTTGTAAAGATGGATTTTCTTGGGCTTAAGACATTAACTTTGATAAAGAATGCAGAAGATCTCATTAAGATTACTAATCCTGATTTTAGTATTGCTAATATTTCTGATAGTGATCCTAAAACTTTTAAGATGCTTGCTGAGGGACGTAGTGCTTCTGTTTTTCAGTTTGAATCTGAAGGTATGCAGCAAGTTTTAAGGGAAGCTAAACCTGATAGTATTGAAGATTTAATTGCTTTAAATGCTCTTTATCGTCCAGGGCCTATGCAGTTTATACCTCAATTTATTTCAGCTAAGACAGGGACTAAGCGGATTAAATATCCCCATCCAGATCTAAAAGATGTTTTAAAGCCGACTTATGGAGTTATTGTTTATCAAGAGCAAGTGATGGAAGTTGCAAGGATTATTGGTGGATTTTCTCTTGGAAAAGCAGATATTTTAAGGCGTGCAATGGGCAAGAAGAAAGAAGATGAGATGAATAAGATGAAGGTTGATTTTATAAAAGGTGCTATTAGCAAGGGTTATGATGAGAGTCTTGCTAAGGATATATTTGAGCTTTTAAAGCCTTTTGCTAATTATGGATTTAATAAATCTCATGCAGCTGCATACTCTTTAATAGCTTATCAAACAGCATATCTTAAGGCTAATTATCCTGAGGATTTTATGGCTGCAAACTTAACAAATGAGATTAATAACACTGAGAAGCTCTCCTATTACATTGAAGAAGCAAAATTAATCGGAATAGATATTTTAAAACCTGATATAAATCAGTCTTTTAAAGAGTTTCGTGTAGTAGATTGTAAGATTTCTTATGGTCTTAATGGGATTAAGAATATTGGTGGTTCAATGGTGGATCTTATAATTTCTGAGAGACAAGAGAATGGAGAATATAAGTCTTTTGAAGATTTTGTTAGAAGAGTAGATGATAAAGTTATAAATAAAAAATTTCTTGAGGCTGCAATAAAGTCTGGACTTTTTGACAGCCTTGGTCAAAATAGAAGAACCCTTTTTGAAAATCTTGACAGATTAATAGATGTTATAACACAAGATAAGAATGATAAAAGGTTTGGTCAAAATAGTTTGTTTGCTACTTTTGAAGCACAAGATGTTGCTTATAAAAGTTTTAGTTATGATATATTTGAAGAATATTCTTATCTTGAACTTTTGGGATTTGAAAAAGAACTTTTAGGTTTCTATGTATCTGGACATCCTCTTGATCCTTATAAAACAGAAATAGAGTATTTTACAGATTTAAACATTTTAGAAGATTTGGCTATTAAAAAGGATAGTATTGTTAAATTTGCTGGTATTTTAAATTCGATAAAGGTTATTCATACTAAGAAAAATAATGCTAGAATGGCATTTGCTGTTATTGAGAATTTCAAAGGTACAATGGACATTGTAGTGTTTACTGAAAATTATGAAAAATATAAACATTTATTTATTGAGGGAGATGTGATTGGTGTTATAGGTAAGCTTACATTTAATAGGGATAAATTTTCAATAATTGCTGAAAAGATTTTAAGTATTAATGAGATTTCTTTTAATAAGATTAATAATCTTTATATTAAACTTTTTAGTGAAAGATTAAATGATTCGCATCTTCTTTATTCTTTAAAGGATAAAATTTTGAATCTTGAAGATAATACTGGATTTTCAAATGTTTATCTTTATTTAAAAAATGATGATAAAAGTTTTAAGCTAAAAATGAATTTAACTTTAAATTTTAAAC
- the pyrG gene encoding CTP synthase (glutamine hydrolyzing), translating into MIDNLKILVVTGGVISGIGKGVTSASIARLFKDDLKITPIKCDGYLNTDPGTINPVEHGEVFVLNDGGEVDMDFGHYERFLNLNSKSNWNITMGKIYKNILENERQGKYLGRTVQLIPHVTNEIKETIFKIAKDEDSELLVIEIGGTVGDMENILFIETMRQIRYEIGIDNIAFVHLTYIPNPVGINEQKSKPTQQSVKTLNKAGIFPDLIIARSSQLLTKQIRHKIAMFCNVDASSIIDNIDVPTIYEIPICFYKQRLHEILGSRLKINVKPKIDSLNRLVNVISKNLVSPKKIVNIAICGKYTELGDSYASIFESLTHVSANLDILIKTTIIDSTNFNEGMLKNIDGIVVPGGFGVRGYEGKIRAIKYARENNIPFLGICLGMQLAVIEFARNVCGILNADTEENLSEDSATCKSISPVIHLLPGQRELKDKGATMRLGGHPVFLKKGTLAFKLYESEVIVERFRHRYEVNNDYLDLLNKHGLVVSGFSKDFSIVKIIEISNNKFFVACQFHPELITRLENPAKLFLGLVKACL; encoded by the coding sequence ATGATAGATAATCTAAAGATTTTGGTTGTAACAGGTGGTGTAATTTCTGGGATAGGTAAGGGAGTTACATCTGCAAGTATTGCAAGGTTATTTAAGGATGATTTGAAGATAACACCAATTAAGTGTGATGGTTATTTAAATACTGATCCTGGTACTATTAATCCTGTTGAACATGGAGAAGTTTTTGTTCTAAATGATGGTGGAGAAGTGGATATGGATTTTGGTCATTATGAGCGATTTTTAAATCTGAATTCTAAGTCTAACTGGAACATTACAATGGGAAAAATATATAAAAATATTCTTGAAAATGAGAGACAAGGAAAATATTTAGGACGTACTGTACAGCTTATTCCTCATGTTACTAATGAGATTAAAGAAACTATTTTTAAGATTGCTAAAGATGAGGACAGTGAACTTTTAGTGATTGAAATTGGTGGTACTGTAGGAGATATGGAAAATATTTTATTTATTGAGACAATGAGACAAATAAGATATGAAATTGGTATTGATAATATTGCTTTTGTTCATTTGACTTATATTCCAAATCCTGTTGGGATAAATGAACAAAAGTCTAAACCCACTCAGCAAAGTGTAAAGACGTTAAATAAGGCTGGAATTTTTCCAGATTTAATTATTGCAAGAAGTTCTCAACTTTTGACAAAGCAGATAAGACATAAAATAGCTATGTTTTGTAATGTTGATGCTTCCTCTATTATTGATAATATTGATGTTCCTACTATTTATGAAATTCCTATATGTTTTTATAAACAAAGATTACATGAAATTTTGGGCTCAAGATTAAAAATAAATGTTAAGCCTAAGATAGATAGTCTTAATAGATTGGTTAATGTAATAAGTAAAAATCTTGTATCTCCTAAGAAGATAGTAAATATTGCTATTTGTGGCAAATATACTGAGCTTGGTGACTCTTATGCATCGATATTTGAATCTTTAACCCATGTATCTGCTAATTTAGACATACTGATTAAAACAACTATAATTGATAGTACTAATTTTAATGAGGGGATGTTGAAAAATATAGATGGTATAGTAGTTCCTGGTGGTTTTGGAGTTAGAGGGTATGAAGGTAAAATTCGTGCAATTAAATATGCTCGCGAAAATAATATTCCTTTTCTTGGCATTTGTCTTGGTATGCAACTTGCAGTAATTGAATTTGCTCGTAATGTTTGTGGAATACTTAATGCTGATACTGAGGAGAATTTGTCTGAAGATAGTGCTACATGCAAATCTATTAGTCCTGTGATTCATTTATTGCCTGGTCAAAGAGAACTAAAAGATAAGGGTGCTACAATGCGACTTGGAGGACATCCTGTTTTTTTAAAGAAGGGTACTCTTGCTTTTAAACTTTATGAGAGTGAAGTGATTGTTGAAAGATTTAGGCATAGATATGAGGTTAACAATGATTATCTTGATTTATTAAATAAGCATGGTCTTGTTGTATCTGGATTTTCTAAAGACTTTAGTATAGTTAAAATAATAGAAATATCTAATAATAAGTTTTTTGTAGCTTGTCAATTTCATCCTGAGCTTATTACAAGATTAGAGAATCCTGCTAAACTTTTTTTAGGGTTAGTAAAAGCATGTCTTTAA
- a CDS encoding response regulator: MQKKILVIDDNRAIRQSVAYILEQNGFKVSEAQDGLEGVSKFKEAVGQSDKDFDLVITDINMPNLDGIGVIKQIREFGSFVPILVLTTESEQSKVDEGRKAGATGWLVKPFNPDTLMQTISKIF; encoded by the coding sequence ATGCAGAAAAAGATTTTAGTTATAGATGACAATAGAGCTATTAGACAAAGTGTTGCTTATATTTTAGAGCAGAATGGTTTTAAAGTTTCTGAAGCTCAGGATGGGTTAGAGGGTGTGTCAAAATTTAAGGAAGCTGTTGGTCAGAGTGATAAAGATTTTGATCTTGTTATTACGGATATTAATATGCCTAATTTAGATGGAATAGGAGTTATTAAACAGATAAGAGAATTTGGAAGTTTTGTTCCTATACTTGTTTTAACTACTGAATCTGAACAGTCAAAGGTTGATGAGGGCCGTAAAGCTGGTGCAACTGGATGGCTTGTTAAACCTTTTAATCCTGATACTCTAATGCAAACAATATCAAAAATATTTTAA
- the pyrH gene encoding UMP kinase, whose product MIKIISLGGGIINPDQINIEYIKNFRNLILKWLEENNKRKIILITGGGKTARKYQDAYKQINPKFKNYELDEIGIMATKLNAKLISKAMQPFCIDDIVSDPTQDFHFKGQILVASGWQAGFSTDYVTVKFAEKFNSNEIINLTNVNQIYDKDPKKFDDAKGLKNITWQALQEIVGKNWEPGSNLPFDPIATKLASKLGIKAYVVNGADLKNLKKVFDQNDDFLGTIVVK is encoded by the coding sequence ATGATTAAAATAATTAGCCTTGGGGGTGGAATAATCAATCCTGATCAAATCAATATAGAATACATTAAAAATTTTAGAAATCTTATCTTAAAATGGTTAGAAGAAAACAATAAAAGAAAAATCATTTTAATTACAGGAGGAGGAAAAACAGCAAGAAAATACCAAGACGCTTACAAACAAATTAATCCTAAATTTAAAAATTATGAACTTGATGAGATTGGAATAATGGCAACTAAATTAAATGCTAAACTTATTAGCAAAGCAATGCAACCATTCTGCATTGATGATATTGTCAGCGATCCTACCCAGGATTTCCATTTTAAAGGACAAATATTAGTTGCATCAGGATGGCAAGCAGGATTCTCAACAGATTATGTTACTGTAAAGTTTGCCGAGAAGTTTAACTCAAATGAAATAATTAATTTAACAAATGTAAATCAAATTTATGATAAAGATCCAAAAAAATTTGACGATGCAAAAGGATTAAAAAATATTACCTGGCAAGCATTACAAGAGATTGTTGGAAAAAACTGGGAACCTGGATCAAATCTACCATTTGACCCAATAGCAACTAAATTAGCATCAAAGCTTGGCATTAAGGCATATGTAGTTAATGGAGCTGATCTTAAAAACTTAAAGAAAGTTTTTGATCAAAATGATGATTTTTTAGGAACTATTGTAGTAAAATAA
- a CDS encoding chemotaxis protein CheB translates to MKILIIDIQGLIRQVFVKAFSNDANVEILNPGFNSLNLINVFLQKFPNVVIVDENTAKSHFGIALNNVLNNISIPVVFITQNEVSPNFGFLESKQNRIKLIINKLNFKLTINLFRSDYLDLIKSEVVKLANNKFVASFEPKIIKAPHDFFSQSEDKKADTDTSGITKNYRVSDVINVAPKNDPDVVLKYKGVINKNKTGKVIFVGASTGGTEALRVFLKIFKKDSPPIVIVQHMPGGFTTSFARSLNNELEIDVKEAEDGDILRPGLVIIANGHYHLIVKYANGNYFVNLLDGPLVSRHRPSVNVLFRSAAMYAGENAIGVMLTGMGDDGAFCMLEMKKSGAYNIAQDQATSVIFGMPMEAIKIGAVDKVLPLNKISEYILRRP, encoded by the coding sequence GTGAAGATATTAATAATTGATATTCAAGGTCTTATAAGGCAGGTTTTTGTTAAAGCTTTTTCTAATGATGCTAATGTTGAAATATTAAATCCTGGTTTTAATTCTTTAAACCTTATTAATGTTTTTTTGCAAAAATTTCCTAATGTGGTTATTGTTGATGAAAATACAGCTAAGTCGCACTTTGGGATTGCTCTTAACAATGTTCTTAATAATATTTCAATTCCCGTTGTTTTTATAACACAAAATGAGGTTTCTCCAAACTTTGGGTTTCTTGAATCTAAGCAAAATAGAATTAAATTAATAATAAATAAACTTAATTTTAAACTGACAATTAATTTATTTAGAAGTGATTATTTGGATTTAATAAAATCTGAAGTCGTAAAACTAGCTAATAATAAATTTGTTGCTTCTTTTGAACCCAAAATAATTAAAGCTCCCCATGATTTTTTTAGTCAGTCTGAAGATAAGAAAGCTGATACAGATACTTCTGGTATAACTAAAAATTATAGAGTCTCAGATGTTATTAATGTTGCGCCTAAAAATGATCCAGATGTTGTTTTAAAATATAAAGGTGTTATTAATAAAAATAAAACAGGAAAAGTTATTTTTGTTGGAGCTTCAACAGGTGGTACTGAGGCTTTAAGAGTTTTTTTAAAAATTTTTAAAAAAGACTCTCCTCCAATTGTTATTGTGCAACATATGCCAGGTGGATTTACAACATCTTTTGCCAGAAGTTTGAATAATGAACTTGAAATTGATGTAAAAGAGGCTGAAGATGGAGATATTTTAAGACCCGGTCTTGTAATAATTGCAAATGGTCATTATCATTTAATTGTGAAGTATGCTAATGGAAATTATTTTGTTAATTTATTAGATGGGCCCTTAGTTAGTAGACATAGACCTTCTGTTAACGTGTTATTTCGTTCTGCTGCTATGTATGCTGGAGAGAATGCTATTGGAGTTATGCTTACGGGAATGGGAGATGATGGTGCTTTTTGTATGCTTGAAATGAAGAAAAGTGGTGCATACAATATTGCGCAAGATCAGGCAACATCTGTAATATTTGGTATGCCTATGGAGGCAATAAAAATAGGTGCTGTAGATAAAGTCCTTCCTTTAAATAAGATATCGGAATATATTTTGAGGAGACCTTGA
- a CDS encoding ABC transporter ATP-binding protein — protein MKIEFIDVSFSYGKSEVYSGLNVSFSKPQTYLIIGKNGMGKTTLLKLISGMLNALKGEVLLNSSKVFPRDPLNLMNLFFVPEDFKLPNISLNDYYKSLYRFYSNFKENDFMEYLFKFELDVNLKFAHSSYGQKKKSVIAFAIATDVPILIFDEPTNGLDIASKSIFRSIVSGLEDKIIFFTGHNVRDLVDIVDHLTIIGDNNILFSNSVSYIKSNYKVKIVDKLSGEELYYEEVKGGFKVLYFESGTCDNDVDLEFFFLYITSNQLKDLEDV, from the coding sequence TTGAAAATAGAATTTATAGATGTTTCGTTTTCTTATGGTAAGAGTGAAGTTTATTCTGGTTTAAACGTAAGCTTTTCAAAACCACAGACTTATCTGATTATTGGGAAGAATGGTATGGGCAAAACTACTTTACTTAAACTTATTAGTGGAATGTTAAATGCATTAAAGGGGGAAGTTTTATTAAATTCTTCAAAAGTTTTTCCAAGAGATCCTTTAAATTTAATGAATTTATTTTTTGTACCTGAAGACTTTAAATTACCCAATATTTCTTTAAATGATTATTATAAATCTTTGTATAGATTTTATTCAAATTTTAAAGAAAACGATTTTATGGAATATTTATTCAAATTTGAGCTAGATGTCAATCTAAAATTTGCTCATTCTTCATACGGTCAAAAGAAAAAGAGTGTTATTGCTTTTGCTATTGCTACAGATGTACCTATATTGATATTTGATGAACCAACAAATGGTCTTGATATTGCTTCAAAGAGTATTTTTAGAAGTATTGTCAGTGGGTTAGAGGACAAAATAATTTTTTTTACAGGGCATAATGTTAGAGACTTGGTAGATATAGTAGATCATTTAACTATTATTGGCGATAATAATATTCTTTTTTCAAATTCAGTTTCTTATATTAAAAGTAATTATAAAGTTAAGATTGTAGATAAATTAAGTGGGGAAGAGCTTTATTATGAAGAAGTAAAAGGTGGATTTAAGGTACTTTATTTTGAGAGTGGGACTTGTGATAATGATGTTGATCTTGAGTTTTTCTTTTTATATATTACTAGCAATCAATTAAAGGATTTAGAAGATGTTTAG